In one window of Deinococcus hopiensis KR-140 DNA:
- a CDS encoding ATP-binding protein, whose translation MTTTPEVLRQHAEQAYAAELAALAEHDRHPRPPKWNLSPRAVLTYLMGGRAGDTEITPKYVGEARLMEIAVATLATDRALLLIGVPGTAKSWVSEHLAAAVSGDSTLLVQGTAGTDENAIRYGWNYARLLAEGPSEAALVESPVMHAMREGKIARLEELTRVQSDVQDTLITILSEKTLPVPELNTEVQAVRGFNLIATANNRDKGVNDLSSALKRRFNTVVLPVPDSLEDELQIVTRRVESLGRSLGLPEVPPALDEIRRVVTVFRELRAGVTEDGKTKLKTPSGSLSVAEAISVVTNGLTLAAHFGDGELSSRDVAASVIGAVVKDPVQDQAVWNEYLETAIKKRVGWKAFYTACREVS comes from the coding sequence ATGACGACCACCCCCGAAGTCCTGCGTCAGCACGCCGAGCAAGCCTACGCCGCTGAACTCGCCGCCCTCGCCGAGCACGACCGCCACCCGCGCCCACCGAAGTGGAACCTTAGCCCGCGCGCCGTGTTGACCTATCTGATGGGGGGCCGAGCGGGGGATACCGAGATCACGCCAAAGTACGTGGGCGAGGCCCGGTTGATGGAAATCGCCGTGGCGACCCTCGCGACCGACCGGGCGCTGCTGTTGATCGGCGTGCCGGGCACGGCCAAGAGCTGGGTCAGCGAGCACCTCGCCGCCGCCGTCTCGGGCGACTCCACCCTGCTCGTGCAGGGGACGGCGGGCACCGACGAGAACGCCATTCGCTACGGCTGGAACTACGCCCGCCTGCTCGCTGAGGGTCCGAGTGAGGCGGCGCTCGTCGAGAGCCCCGTGATGCACGCCATGCGCGAGGGCAAGATCGCCCGTCTCGAAGAGCTGACCCGGGTGCAGAGCGACGTGCAAGACACCCTCATTACCATCCTCTCCGAAAAGACGCTGCCGGTGCCCGAGCTGAACACCGAGGTGCAGGCGGTGCGCGGCTTTAACCTGATTGCCACGGCGAACAACCGCGACAAGGGCGTGAATGACCTCTCCAGCGCCCTCAAACGCCGCTTCAACACCGTCGTGCTGCCCGTGCCTGACAGTCTGGAAGACGAGTTGCAGATCGTGACCCGGCGCGTCGAGTCGCTGGGCCGCAGCCTGGGTCTGCCCGAGGTGCCCCCGGCTCTGGACGAGATTCGGCGCGTGGTCACGGTGTTCCGCGAACTCCGCGCGGGCGTAACCGAGGACGGCAAGACCAAGTTGAAGACGCCCAGCGGCAGCCTCAGCGTGGCCGAGGCCATCAGCGTGGTCACCAATGGCCTGACCCTGGCCGCCCATTTTGGCGACGGCGAGCTGAGCAGCCGCGACGTGGCCGCCAGCGTCATTGGGGCGGTGGTGAAAGATCCCGTGCAGGACCAGGCCGTGTGGAACGAATACCTGGAAACGGCGATCAAGAAGCGGGTGGGGTGGAAGGCGTTTTACACGGCGTGTCGGGAAGTGAGCTGA
- a CDS encoding DUF5682 family protein has protein sequence MPDALTIYPIRHHGPGSARSVARALEAHPPATLLIEGPVDADSLLPFLSDSALIPPVAVMAHVQGHPERSVFYPLAEFSPEFVAIRWALSRGVPVAFMDLPASATLAPKEEGGEAPAENAADLDGEDVPSAPADTVRSDPLALLAQAAGYSDFERWWDALVESRGEGEAVFAAVAEVMAAVREAEDGHTSERDLIREAQMRQTIRAALKKGRVAVVCGAWHAPALTPEMLAREVKADAARVKGLPKAKVALTLTPWTHGRLTQASGYGAGVTSPGWYAHLYGTPAQVSERWLTRSARLLRKHGLDASSAQVIDAVRLADALATLRGRHLAGLDELTDATRAVFAWDSDTPLRLLSEELFVGEALGSVPSGVPAVPLEQDFAATLARLRLKREAVTREVTLDLREDAGLSRSQLFHRLHLLGVPWAKEAYASGTGTFKEAWTLRWDPEFSVRIVEASRYGNTLVRAAHMAALSQARRAPHLGALSALLEVTRLCGLPGAADFTLARLDARAADADTAALLLSLPPLARLARYGDVRAREGDDLRPVFRTLVARAAAGLPNAAHGLGEEAATTLQRQITGADAAVRLLDDPDASAEWTAALHALDAGGTAPLLRGDAVNRLRDRGVLDDRQVQTRLASALAPGAPPLDVAAWLGGFIGEDGGTLRHDPAALALLDAWVVDLDMDAFGEVLPPLRRALSRLEPHARRRLGEELRGLERAAQAAQINSGLGTAVVPVVLRLLGVTHVEGGVQ, from the coding sequence ATGCCCGACGCGCTCACCATCTACCCCATCCGCCACCACGGCCCCGGCTCGGCACGCAGCGTGGCCCGGGCGCTGGAGGCCCATCCGCCCGCCACGCTGCTCATCGAGGGACCGGTGGACGCCGACAGCCTGCTGCCCTTCCTCAGCGATTCGGCCCTCATACCCCCCGTCGCCGTCATGGCCCACGTGCAGGGTCATCCCGAACGTTCGGTGTTCTACCCGCTGGCCGAGTTCAGCCCTGAATTTGTGGCGATTCGCTGGGCCCTCTCGCGCGGCGTACCCGTGGCCTTCATGGACTTGCCCGCCAGCGCGACGCTCGCGCCGAAGGAGGAGGGGGGGGAAGCGCCCGCCGAGAACGCGGCGGACCTGGACGGGGAGGACGTGCCCTCAGCTCCCGCCGACACCGTGCGCTCGGACCCCCTCGCGCTGCTGGCCCAGGCCGCGGGGTACAGCGATTTCGAGCGGTGGTGGGACGCCCTCGTGGAGTCGCGCGGCGAGGGTGAGGCCGTGTTCGCCGCAGTTGCCGAGGTGATGGCGGCGGTGCGCGAGGCTGAGGACGGACACACCTCTGAGCGTGACCTGATCCGCGAGGCCCAGATGCGCCAGACCATCCGCGCAGCGTTGAAAAAGGGCAGGGTGGCCGTGGTGTGCGGCGCTTGGCACGCCCCGGCGCTGACTCCGGAAATGTTGGCGCGCGAGGTAAAGGCCGATGCAGCGCGCGTGAAAGGGCTGCCCAAAGCGAAAGTCGCCCTCACCCTCACCCCCTGGACCCACGGACGGCTGACGCAGGCGAGCGGCTACGGAGCGGGCGTTACGTCGCCGGGCTGGTACGCCCACCTCTACGGCACGCCTGCGCAGGTCAGCGAGCGCTGGCTGACCCGCTCGGCCCGGCTGCTGCGCAAGCATGGGCTGGACGCGTCGAGCGCCCAAGTGATCGACGCCGTGCGGCTGGCTGATGCGCTCGCCACCCTGCGCGGGCGGCACCTCGCGGGCCTGGACGAACTGACGGACGCCACGCGCGCCGTCTTCGCCTGGGATTCGGACACGCCGCTGCGCCTGCTCTCCGAGGAACTGTTCGTGGGCGAGGCGCTGGGCAGCGTGCCCTCCGGCGTCCCTGCCGTGCCGCTGGAACAGGACTTCGCCGCCACGCTGGCCCGTCTGCGCCTGAAGCGGGAGGCCGTCACCCGCGAGGTCACCCTTGACTTACGGGAGGACGCGGGCTTGAGCCGCTCACAACTCTTTCACCGCCTGCATCTGCTGGGCGTGCCGTGGGCAAAGGAGGCGTATGCCAGCGGCACCGGCACCTTCAAAGAGGCCTGGACCCTGCGCTGGGACCCCGAATTCAGCGTGCGGATCGTGGAGGCGAGCCGTTACGGCAACACCTTGGTGCGGGCGGCGCATATGGCTGCCCTCTCGCAGGCGCGGCGGGCCCCGCACCTGGGCGCGCTCTCGGCGCTGCTGGAGGTCACGCGGCTGTGTGGGTTACCGGGAGCTGCCGACTTCACGCTCGCCCGTCTGGATGCCCGCGCCGCCGACGCCGACACCGCCGCACTGCTGCTCTCGCTGCCGCCCCTGGCGCGGCTGGCCCGTTACGGCGATGTGCGGGCGCGCGAGGGTGACGACCTGCGGCCCGTCTTCCGCACGCTGGTGGCCCGCGCGGCTGCCGGGCTGCCCAACGCCGCGCACGGGCTGGGTGAGGAGGCGGCGACAACGCTTCAACGCCAGATCACCGGGGCCGACGCCGCCGTGCGCCTCCTCGACGACCCCGATGCAAGCGCTGAATGGACCGCCGCCCTGCATGCCCTGGATGCCGGGGGCACTGCGCCGCTGCTGCGTGGGGACGCCGTGAACCGCCTGCGGGACCGGGGCGTCCTCGATGATCGGCAGGTGCAGACCCGGCTGGCCTCGGCCCTCGCGCCGGGTGCGCCTCCGCTGGACGTGGCCGCGTGGCTGGGAGGCTTTATCGGTGAGGACGGCGGGACTCTACGCCACGATCCGGCGGCGCTGGCCCTGCTTGACGCCTGGGTGGTGGACCTGGATATGGACGCCTTCGGTGAGGTGCTGCCCCCCCTACGCCGCGCCCTCTCGCGCCTGGAGCCCCACGCGCGCAGGCGGCTGGGCGAGGAACTGCGCGGGCTGGAACGTGCCGCGCAGGCGGCGCAGATCAACAGTGGCCTGGGGACAGCGGTGGTGCCGGTGGTGCTGCGCCTGCTGGGCGTAACCCACGTTGAAGGAGGGGTCCAATGA
- a CDS encoding TetR/AcrR family transcriptional regulator: protein MAAVLLPSPRDRILEAALTLLEAGGVDAVSTRTVSAAAHVQPPTIYRQFGDMQGLLNAVASAGFASYLQAKAARVGTGDPVEELRKGWNRHVEFGLSHPHLYTLMYGRLRPGEESPAALEAAAMLQALMGRVAEAGRLAVDVERAAAMIHASAVGVTLVLLRAPERDDGLAERMREAVLGAVLTPEGDAVGDPGKQQAAAHAVALIALLPTLPAALTEAERTLLLEWLKRLT from the coding sequence ATGGCTGCTGTTCTTTTGCCGTCTCCGCGTGACCGTATTCTCGAGGCCGCCCTCACACTGCTCGAAGCCGGGGGCGTGGACGCTGTCTCTACCCGGACGGTCAGCGCGGCGGCTCACGTGCAGCCGCCGACCATCTACCGTCAATTTGGCGACATGCAGGGCCTGCTCAATGCGGTGGCGAGCGCCGGGTTCGCGTCTTACCTCCAGGCCAAGGCGGCGCGGGTGGGTACGGGTGACCCAGTAGAAGAGTTGCGTAAGGGCTGGAACCGGCACGTGGAGTTCGGCCTGAGTCATCCGCACCTGTACACGCTGATGTACGGCCGACTGCGGCCTGGCGAGGAGTCCCCCGCAGCCCTGGAGGCGGCGGCCATGCTGCAGGCGCTGATGGGGCGGGTGGCGGAAGCGGGGAGGCTTGCCGTGGACGTAGAGCGGGCCGCCGCCATGATCCACGCTTCGGCTGTAGGGGTGACGCTGGTCTTGCTCCGCGCCCCGGAGCGGGACGATGGACTTGCAGAGCGGATGCGCGAGGCAGTGCTGGGCGCGGTGCTCACACCAGAAGGGGACGCGGTCGGCGACCCGGGCAAGCAACAGGCAGCGGCCCATGCGGTCGCATTGATTGCCTTGCTGCCCACCCTGCCGGCCGCCTTGACCGAAGCGGAACGCACGCTCCTTCTGGAATGGCTCAAGCGGTTGACGTAA
- a CDS encoding DUF5691 domain-containing protein, whose amino-acid sequence MSRDLQDLSATAARGTSRAELPAPSGALAPALSSVPGNTPEARLLGRAALLGLYARAGSPLQKAAAPPPIPLPAAERSLPSALAALLPTLIRTDPVLAAQALDTVAARDWTLNAAQVLALYRRDTNLARALWRLSDARARATLGTHPLRAQAQKAEEFAAWQARLEALSELRRRAPEEAAQEVQELWVTQPAERRRDLLALVRRDLRLEDRPLLEAATRDRSPELQKQVRQLLGHLPGPLQDELLALLPQAVKVSGLLKKKITFGAFNLPAALGKPRAGQYDDGDLHRLLGALPTELVLKTLGLGWNELHKAAHAHHWSLANELREPSPPAPEPLDPVTARARIRDLAGQPRVSSEKLLAAVQALGPFPDLSSEAQALQSALATRTLDLFGREGPNWQARELALLLGRHLSPDLTVPPPTPLPFELPPRPKQLPSWQTPANWEERQRQDHAGREQAAFRAWRELQGTLRVRRDWRGALAAHSTL is encoded by the coding sequence ATGAGCCGTGATCTGCAGGACCTGAGCGCCACCGCCGCACGCGGCACCAGCCGGGCCGAGTTGCCCGCCCCAAGCGGAGCGCTGGCCCCCGCCCTGTCGAGCGTGCCCGGCAACACGCCCGAGGCCCGGTTGTTGGGCCGCGCCGCCCTGCTTGGGCTGTATGCCCGCGCCGGATCACCCCTCCAGAAGGCCGCTGCCCCGCCACCCATCCCGCTGCCTGCCGCCGAGCGTTCGCTCCCCTCGGCCCTGGCGGCCCTGTTGCCCACGCTGATCCGCACCGATCCCGTATTGGCAGCCCAGGCGCTGGATACCGTGGCAGCGCGCGACTGGACCCTGAACGCAGCGCAGGTACTGGCCCTGTACCGCCGAGATACCAACCTCGCCCGTGCCCTGTGGCGCCTGAGCGACGCGCGGGCGCGGGCCACCCTGGGCACGCACCCCCTGCGCGCGCAGGCACAGAAGGCCGAGGAATTCGCCGCCTGGCAAGCGAGGCTGGAAGCGCTGAGCGAGCTTCGCCGCCGCGCCCCAGAAGAGGCCGCACAGGAGGTGCAAGAGCTGTGGGTCACGCAGCCTGCCGAGCGGCGCAGGGATCTGCTGGCCCTGGTACGCCGTGACCTGCGCCTCGAGGACCGCCCGCTGCTGGAAGCGGCGACGCGCGACCGCTCGCCCGAGCTGCAAAAGCAGGTGCGCCAGTTGCTGGGTCACCTCCCGGGCCCCCTACAGGATGAGCTGCTCGCGCTGCTGCCGCAGGCGGTCAAGGTGAGTGGACTGCTGAAAAAGAAGATCACCTTCGGGGCTTTCAACCTGCCCGCCGCGCTCGGCAAGCCCCGGGCCGGACAGTACGACGACGGCGACCTCCACCGCCTGCTGGGGGCCCTCCCCACCGAACTGGTCCTGAAAACGCTCGGTTTGGGTTGGAACGAACTGCACAAGGCTGCCCACGCGCACCATTGGTCCCTCGCCAATGAATTGCGGGAGCCGTCCCCACCCGCACCGGAACCGCTGGACCCGGTCACCGCCCGGGCCCGAATACGTGACCTGGCCGGGCAGCCGAGGGTGTCCTCGGAAAAGCTGCTGGCCGCCGTGCAGGCACTGGGTCCGTTCCCCGACCTCTCGTCAGAGGCGCAAGCCCTTCAGTCCGCCCTCGCCACCCGCACGCTGGACCTCTTCGGGCGGGAAGGCCCGAATTGGCAGGCGCGCGAATTGGCGCTGCTGCTGGGGCGTCACCTCTCGCCCGACCTGACTGTGCCCCCGCCCACGCCGCTGCCCTTCGAGCTGCCGCCGCGCCCCAAACAGCTCCCCTCCTGGCAGACGCCGGCCAACTGGGAGGAACGCCAGCGTCAGGACCACGCCGGGAGAGAGCAGGCCGCCTTTCGCGCGTGGCGCGAGCTGCAAGGCACCCTCCGGGTCCGCCGCGATTGGCGCGGCGCCCTGGCTGCCCACTCCACCCTCTGA
- a CDS encoding VWA domain-containing protein, translating to MTEASPQALTPEQERLRRWRLLLGGETSRGESADGIGCGLGEHDRRLDVALASLYDGAPFAVKTEKPQKGRKSHRNVGFGQSAPAVAAWLGEVRDLFPQSAVQVMQQDAVDRLNLKTMLLEPELMEHLQPDVHMAATLISLKDAMPDAAKALARQVVARVVDELQTRLAEPLRSAVTGSLNRSQRNLRPRQNEVDWGRTLLKNLRTYDPERRTVIPERLVGYGRARRQLKAVTLCVDQSGSMASSVVYAGIFGAVLASLPALKTNVVVYDTTVVDLTDHLADPVDVLFGVQLGGGNDTPLALRYCKGLLTNPEEHTFVLISDLYEGSGSAEMIRRLNEFRNMGARVIVLLALDDDGTPSYDHDNAGKLATLGIPVFACTPDFFPDLMATALQGADIGAWAASRGIVTARAGAEAGG from the coding sequence ATGACGGAAGCTTCCCCACAAGCCCTGACCCCCGAACAAGAACGCCTGCGCCGCTGGCGGCTCCTCCTGGGCGGCGAGACCTCCCGGGGCGAGAGCGCCGACGGCATCGGCTGCGGGCTGGGCGAGCACGACCGCCGCCTGGACGTGGCGTTGGCCTCGCTGTACGACGGCGCCCCCTTTGCGGTAAAGACCGAGAAGCCCCAGAAGGGCCGCAAGTCACACCGCAATGTGGGCTTCGGCCAGAGTGCCCCGGCGGTCGCCGCGTGGCTGGGCGAGGTCCGGGACCTCTTTCCGCAGTCGGCGGTGCAGGTCATGCAGCAGGACGCAGTGGACCGCCTGAACCTGAAAACCATGCTGCTTGAACCTGAGCTGATGGAACACCTGCAGCCCGACGTGCATATGGCCGCCACCCTGATCAGCCTTAAGGACGCCATGCCGGACGCCGCCAAGGCGCTGGCGCGGCAGGTTGTGGCCCGCGTGGTAGACGAGCTTCAGACCCGCCTCGCCGAACCGCTGCGCAGCGCCGTGACGGGCAGCCTCAACCGCTCGCAGCGCAACCTGCGTCCACGCCAGAACGAGGTGGACTGGGGCCGCACCCTCCTGAAGAACCTGCGGACCTATGACCCCGAGCGCCGGACCGTGATCCCCGAACGGCTGGTGGGCTATGGGCGTGCGCGGCGGCAGCTCAAGGCCGTGACCCTGTGCGTGGACCAGTCGGGGAGCATGGCGTCCAGCGTGGTGTACGCGGGCATCTTCGGCGCGGTGCTGGCGAGCCTCCCAGCCCTGAAGACGAACGTGGTGGTGTACGACACCACGGTGGTGGACCTCACCGACCACCTTGCCGATCCGGTGGACGTGCTGTTCGGCGTGCAACTCGGGGGCGGCAACGACACGCCGCTCGCCCTGCGCTACTGCAAGGGCCTGCTCACCAACCCCGAGGAGCACACCTTCGTCCTGATCTCGGACCTGTACGAGGGCTCGGGCAGCGCCGAGATGATCCGCCGACTGAATGAATTCCGCAACATGGGTGCGCGCGTGATCGTGCTGCTGGCCCTTGACGACGACGGCACGCCGAGTTACGACCACGACAACGCTGGGAAGCTGGCGACCCTGGGCATCCCGGTGTTCGCCTGCACGCCGGACTTCTTTCCTGACCTGATGGCGACCGCATTGCAGGGCGCTGACATCGGGGCATGGGCGGCATCGCGCGGCATCGTGACGGCCCGGGCGGGGGCGGAAGCCGGAGGCTGA
- a CDS encoding aldo/keto reductase family oxidoreductase — MTVTTHLATQADTFALGNRTVRRLGYGAMQLAGPGVFGPPRDREAATAVLREAVALGINHIDTSDFYGPYVTNQIIREALHPYPDDLVIVTKVGARRPEDGSWVPAMSREELTGAVHNNLRHLELDTLDVVNLRVMGDAHGPSEGSIAEPLAVLAELKEQGLIRALGVSNVTPAQFAEAQSITEIVCVQNMYNLAHREDDAFIDDLARQGVAYVPFFPLGGVSPLQSGALSGVALTLGATPMQVALAWLLQRSPNILLIPGTSSPEHLRENVAAADITLPDAALGELDGIGKHRE; from the coding sequence ATGACTGTGACGACCCATTTGGCCACTCAGGCAGACACCTTTGCCCTCGGTAACCGCACGGTGAGGCGGCTGGGCTACGGGGCCATGCAACTTGCCGGTCCAGGTGTTTTCGGCCCACCGCGCGACCGGGAGGCGGCCACCGCTGTGCTACGCGAGGCCGTCGCGCTGGGAATCAACCACATCGACACCAGCGACTTCTACGGGCCGTACGTCACCAACCAGATCATCCGCGAGGCCCTGCACCCTTATCCTGACGACCTCGTAATCGTGACCAAGGTCGGGGCCCGCCGCCCGGAAGACGGTTCCTGGGTGCCCGCCATGTCCCGCGAGGAACTGACAGGAGCCGTCCACAACAACCTTCGTCACCTCGAACTCGACACGCTTGACGTCGTCAACCTGCGCGTGATGGGCGACGCGCACGGTCCGTCGGAGGGCTCCATCGCTGAACCGCTGGCTGTCCTGGCCGAACTCAAGGAGCAGGGCCTGATCCGTGCCCTTGGCGTGAGCAACGTCACGCCCGCGCAGTTCGCGGAAGCCCAGTCCATCACCGAGATCGTGTGCGTGCAGAACATGTACAACCTGGCGCACCGGGAAGACGACGCGTTTATCGACGACCTCGCGCGGCAGGGCGTCGCCTACGTGCCGTTTTTCCCGCTGGGGGGGGTCTCGCCCCTTCAGTCGGGCGCCCTCTCTGGTGTGGCCCTAACGTTGGGGGCAACGCCCATGCAGGTGGCGCTGGCCTGGCTGCTTCAGCGTTCACCCAACATTCTGCTGATCCCCGGCACCTCGTCACCTGAGCACCTGCGCGAGAACGTTGCGGCAGCCGACATCACCCTGCCGGACGCGGCGTTGGGTGAGCTAGACGGGATCGGGAAGCACCGAGAATAA